The Raphanus sativus cultivar WK10039 chromosome 6, ASM80110v3, whole genome shotgun sequence sequence tgttttgtttttgaacattcaataattaattttctgagTTAGAATCTGTCTTCGAGAATAATTTAAGAGCGTTGGGGTAAGAATCGGTCTAAAGAATAAACTTTGTTCAATTGTCTTGAGGAAGAACGTACGCGGTCGTTCGAATTGGTTAGGGTATAAATAACAGCACGtcaaacattttatttgttaCAAATCGATAAGAAAAAGTTCAGTCAAAGTAACaacaaactcaaaaaaaaacacCTAACAAAAATGTTCAAGATGGTGACATCTTCTTCATGTTCCAACGTCAACGTAGGACCAGAAGTGTTCATCAACTTCCGAGGAAAAGAGCTGCGCAAGAATTTCGTCTCCCATCTCTATAAAGCATTGCGCCAGAGTGGGATCAATGCTTTCATAGACTCTGATATGGTTGTGGGCGATAAACTCACAACCCTTTTCAAAACAATCGAGGAGTCCAAGATAGCGTTGGCGATTTTATCGAGCAAGTACACGGAGTCACAATGGTGTCTGGAGGAGCTGGTGAAGATAAAAGAATGTAGTACCAATGGGGAAGGATGCAAAAATCTAGTGGTCATTCCAATCTTCTACAAGCTAGACATATCTATCGTGAAAGAGCTTAAAGATGATTTCGGTGTTAACCTATTGAATGTGTGGAGGGAACCAGGTGGCGTTCGAGACGACCGGATTGTGAAGTGGAACGAGGCTTTGCAGGATATGCTGAGCAGAGCGGCTTTGATATATGACGGAAGCATGTACGTAAAACAATTTGaagtatttaattttacttttacaaaATGATGATTGTTCTAGCTTTTAGTAATTAATCTTTGGTAGAATAGAAATGATGGAATGTGAGGAGTAAACAAACTGCAGTCCTGCTAACTTGAATAATCTTAGGGTTTAGGGAATATACGTTTACTTATAATGGATTTATTGGACGTTAGAATAACCTAGGGTATTTTTGGGTAATTTGAACAACTTTAggtatttttaatgttttagttaATTTGCATTATAGGATGTTCCAAAATACACAAGGCTATCGCCAATTATCATTGTGGCATTTTCAGTAAAAGAATCGGATAGAAAAGACTAACGTCTTGTTAGTCAAACCACTATTAACtccattattatatttttgtttaacagAGAGGAGAATGCTTTCGTGGCTAAGATCGTCAGAAAGGTTAATGATGCCCTATACCTAATTTGGGAGCAAAGTCAAGCAAACCCTAAAACACAGGAGGGAGGAGCAGAAGAAATCTCTAACCCTCCGAAATTCAAGAACATATATAGTATTGAGCAGTGCTGGAATAGGAGAAAAACGCCTGAAGCAATTGGAAGAAAAGTTGGATGTGGACTGCAATGAAGATGAAACTCGTTTTCTTGGAATTGTCGGGATGGCTGGAATCGGCAAAACCTATCTCGCCAAGAAGCTCTTTGTCAAGCTTGAGATGAAGTTTGGCCGTGCCTTGATTATTGAGTTCGACTGCGATAACTCGAATTGGTTGGAGAAGAGACTTGTGGAAGGTTTATTGAAGAAAGATGATCCCAGTTTAATATTCGCCGATGGGAACTCGCTTGAAGACTGGAAGAATCTTCTAATTGAGAAGAAAGTCGTGGTTGTATTCGATAACGTGAGTGACAAGAAACATTTGGAGCCGCTAATGGGGGTCTGTGGTTGGATTAAGAGGGGGAGCAGGATCGTTATCACAACACGGGACAAATCATTGTTGACCGAGGGATTAACTGAGTGTAATCTATACGAGGTCCCTGGATTGACTGAGCGAGAGGGTTTAGAGCTTTTCAGGGACACAATCGGCACTACTCTTGAGGAGAACTTCATGGAGCTATCAAGAAAGTTAGTGGGTTTTACAGGAGGCAACCCATTAGCTCTCGAGGCATTCGGTGAGGAGCTTCGTGGGAAAGACGAGGATCACTGGGAAGCAAGACTTACAACACTCACAAAAGTTTCCAGTGAGAAGATTGGGAAGCTGTTGAGAACCTGCTTCGATGGTCTAAACCAGAAGCTGAAAGATGCGTTTCTTGATATAGCCATTTTCTTTAGATCACAAGATGAGAAATACGTCAGAAGCTTACTTGAATCTTTCGACACTGACACATCCAAAGCTGGCACGGAATTTAGAGAGCTTGTAGACAAGTTCTTGATTGGCGTATCGGATGGCCGAGTTGAGATGAATAATATACTATCGACAATGGCTATGGAACTTGTTGAAACAAGTGGAGGAAAATATTTGTCACTTCCATCAGATTCTGCAGGATCTAGTACTGATGCCCTGAAAAACAAACAGGTAAGCGTTAGACTTTATTCTTTTCAAGAGTTTCATATGTGCTTGCAATAACTTCTATTGATTACTTGATCAACAGGGAAAAGAAGGGGTTAGAGGTATTATCTTAGACATGTCTAATATGGAGGAGAAGCCCTTGGACAACCAAACTTTTGTAAGTATGAGTAGTCTACTCTACCTGAAAGTCTACTACTCTCTCTGTACTATGCACTCTACAGCTGGGTGCAAGTTGAACTTACCAGACGGAGTTTACTTCCCAAAAGATAACATCCTCAGATATCTTGACTGGATGAGATTCCCGGGGAAGGAACTTCCATCAGACTTTGAACCGACGAATCTTATCGATCTTAGGTTGCCTTACAGCAAGATTAAGTGTGTGTGGGACTGTGCTAAGGTTTGTATCTCTCACTACTTAGAACATTTCCAATTCACTTCCACTTTGTTGTTCTTTATGACTCTATTCAGAGGTAGATTTCTTTccaatgtattttttaataaaaaaacgcTATATGTTCTTatttacagaaaaataaaaaaaaaaggtggatCGAAGATGGTCTTAGTTGTATACTAAAAAATaggtttctattttttttattgatggtATAGAACTCTGCTTTTGTTGTGACAGGTTGCACCGAAACTGAAGTGGGTCGATCTAAGTCACTCCAGTGAGTTAACTTCCATTTCAAGTCTATCAGATGTGCCAAATCTTATAAGATTAAACCTGGAAGGTTGCATAAGTTTGAAGGAGTTGCCTGAGGAGATGCAAAAGATGAAGAAACTTGTTTTCCTGAACCTAAGAGGATGCACAAGTCTCTTGTCTCTTCCAAAGATCAGTCTGGATTCCCTGAAAACTCTCATTCTCAGCGGCTGCTCTAAGCTTCGGGCATTTCAAGTGATTTCAGAAAGTCTAGAAACTCTGTTCTTAAACGGAACTGCAATAGATGAACTTCCTCCAGCCATTGGTACTCTCCACAGACTCGAATTCTTGAATTTGAAAGACTGCGCAAATCTGGCGACTCTTCCTGATTGTCTAGGGAAGCTGAAGTCTCTTCAAGAACTCAAACTCTCTCGTTGCTCAAAGCTTGAGGTCTTCCCTGATGTAAAGGAGATCATGGAAAGCTTGCGGGTATTACTGCTTGATGGAACATCAATAACGGAGATGCCAAGTAGTGTCATCTACTTATCCTCTCTGCGGCGTCTATGCTTGAGCAGGAATGACCAAATCAGAAGCCTACAATTTGACATGGGTCACATGTTCCATCTGAAGTGGCTGGAGTTGAAGTATTGTACTAATCTCACATCTCTTCCGAGACTTCCCCCTAATCTTCAGTGCTTAAATGCACATGGCTGTAGTTCGCTAAGGACAGTCGCCAGTCCCCTAGACCTTCTGATGTCTACTGAGCAGATTCATTCCACCTACATTTTCACAAACTGTCATGAACTTGAACAAGGCTCAAAGAATGATATCATATCTTGTATCCAGAAGAAAAACGAGTTGATGTCAGATGATCGATATAATCAGGtatttttatatcattttatctCTATTATCTATCCCCATATATCCACATTTTATTGACAACTTTTATTTTGCAGGATTTTGTTTTCAAAGCCTTGACCAGTACTTGCTTTCCTGGAGATGACATACCTGCATGGTTCAACCACCAAGTACTGGGGTCAGTCTTGAAGCTGGAGCTTCCTCAACATTTGAATACATGCAGGTTTACCCGGATAGCTCTCGCTGTTGTAGTCTCGTTTAAGGAGTACAGATACCAAAACAACAGTACTCTCCAAGTGAAATGCACCTGTGAGTTCACTAATGCATCCTTGAGTCCGGAGAGTTTCATTGTTGGTGGTTGGTCGGAGCCAGGCGGTGAGCCTCATACGGTTGAATCGGACCATGTATTCATTGGCTACACCACGTGGTTCAATATCAAGAAACGTCAACAGCTTTCATCAGCTAATGAAGTTTCCCTTAGATTTGAAGTGACAAATGGTACAAGTGCGGTTGCAGAGTGCGAGGTGATGAAGTCTGGCTTCTCTTTGGTTTATGAGCCTGAAGAAGCTGAGAATACATCTCGGGATGCAACTTCAAGTTTGGAGAAAAGAAGCTCTTACACAGAAGATGATTACCCAAGTGGTAGTCCAACCGGATTTGACTTTAAAAGGTACTTCAGTTTCTTAAGAAGAGCGCAATGACCTGCCAAATATTATATGGCGGTAAATGTCTGGGTATCAAGCCCAACAATAGAGATCACTTTAGACCAGAAAAAAACCCAATAGAGATCACATTTTGCGAGCTCTGTTTGAAGAAGTTTGGGTTTCGGTACTGCTCTGCTTACAAGTTCGACGTGGGTGCGTGAAGGTACATTTGAAGATGAAAAAAACAATGCCAGAGTTGAGGCTCTGAATCTTGAGAAAGAGACTTGGCTCGCTGAGTCATGTGCTCTGCTGATAACTTTTGATTCCCGTATGTATTCTTGAAAACTCATCTCCAACGTAAAAAAAGTAATCAAAATTGTTgtaacttttcttttaataatatcatcGATATTGCTAGAGTTCCAAccgcttttttcttttttttttggctcgaAAGTTATGTTAGTTTCTTTGATCCCTTCTGCATTAAggcagtgttttttttttgacatcaaaaagctattatattactcaaacttgaggtggtctgggtaaccagaccggaatagaacaaccaaagtaGCATAACGATCTATGGAAGGTACGAGCATTCCTAGCTGATGAATCAACTATCATATTTTCTGTTCTTGGTACAGCAGATCTTGAAGTCCGAGTAGCACAACTTGATCGTTTGAATCATCACCAATTCAGTTGAGAAGTTAGGCCATACTTGTGGTTCCGTCAGCATTGTAATCAGGTCTTTACAGTCTGTACTAAATCTCTGACAATCTGAGTGTTGTAACATTGTTTCCATTGCCCATTTCAAAGCTTCCAATTCCGAGTGTAGAGCAGACTCTCTCCTCCTCAAGTTCCTCGTCCCCATTAGCTGGATATTCCCCCTGCTATTTTTCCAAACCCATCCAAGTCCACTAAACTGATCCATAGAGGTCCATGAACCATCTATCATGCATATATCACCCAAGCTTAAGACTTGGGGCTCTTGAATAACTTGGACAGTATTCATATTCTCTCTAGCATTATGCCAAGCTTGGCATTCGCTCTCTGCATGCCTGACTAGATCACCTGGATCCCTGTCTATTCCCCTGAATAACTTATCATTGCGAGCCTTCCATATGTACCAGATAATCCATGGATAGGGATCCCTATCATTTTCTGGCTCCATGATGCTATTCTTCCTCCAAAACAAATAATCCATATTATTGTATATGCTCGTGGTAGGAAAAATGAGGACTTGATGGTGTTGATGATAGCGCCCATGTTTGAAGAGCTGGTGGGTATTCAAATATTGCATGAGTAACAGTCTCTTCTGGTTCTCCACATCTTGGACAGTAATTATCACATCTCATGTTTCTTCTTGCTAGGTTCCTTGTAACCGCTACATGTCCTGTGATTAATTGCCATAAATGATGGCGAATCTTTTGTGGAGCGCTCaccttccaagcaaaggcttggagcTTAGTAATGCTGGGTTCCAGAACCTCTTGTTCACCCTCATTCTTCAGAATGTTTGTAGCAACGCAGTATCCAGATTTTACTGTGTATTGCCTATTTTTGGTATAGTTCCAGCAAAACGTATATGGTCGATGAGTTGGGCTTATGGCCATGCTCTGTATACTTGGTATGTCCTCATGATGAACATACTGTTCAAGCATACTTAAATCCCATTCTTTGGTCTGAAAGTTAATGAGGCTACTGACTGTCATTTCCGGGTGTACCACCGGGGCACTTGATCGCGCCGGTCTTGCTGGCACTGATGGAATCCATGGATCCTGCCATACTTTAATCTCATACCCTGGATGTACTTTCTTCCTGATGCCCAGTAGTAGTAGTTTCCTTGCTGCAATAATACTTGTCCACACATAGGATGGATAATCTACTGAGCATATTCGCAAAGGCGAACTCAGTCTATAATATCTACCTCTCATCACCCTTGCCACTAGTGAATCTGGGAACTGAACAAGCACCATAGCTGTTTAGCTAAAAGAGCTAGATTAAATTCATGGATCATACGAAATCCAATGCCTCTTTCCTCTCTAGGTTTACACATCTTATCCCATGTAGTCCAGTGTATCCCTTTTTTTGGCGGATTTGAGCTCCACCAGAATTGTGCAATGGCACTAGCAAGGTTCTCACATATTTCTAGAGGGAGTAAGAATCTAGACATCACATAGGTCGAAAGGGGAAGTAGGATAGACTTAATTAGTACTTCTTTTCCTCGCTTCGATTGGCATTAAGGCAGTGTTTACTGGGTCTTAATTAGAGTTGATAATAAAATAGTAGCATTATGCTATAAAAGTTGTATGATGTATAAACAGTATACTTTCATAAATCTACTTAATaaactattttgaaaattattataaatataatttctttatttctaaataatatcaatatatttatatttataatatacattattttttatacttttattcataataattataatatacattattttttattaaaaaatctatttaaagaaattttttttaaattacttttatataataaatttatttctattattaaaataatttttttaataaataaaaatctattttaaatattttttagataattttttttttattaatgatcCTAATATAGGTTTTTGATATTATAAAAtgacataaattaaatatagtaaatttattttaattttatatgttttaaatgtaAATGCTCTATCAAAAAGTTTGATATGAAAGCACTTGTACAAAGCATTTAGAGATTATTTGCATCTTCTAAATGTTATCCTAAATGATTTCACAGTAATTGTTGATTAGATAATAAAAAGCATAACTGTTGCGTTTGATCTTTGTATTTTGGTTGTTGTTTGATGCGATTGATCTAAAGCAATAGAAAGAGATAGCAATTTGTTTGCCCAGTTCGTGGATCTGCCACTACGTCTGGGGGGAGGCTCGTGCTCCCAATCCACTATCAGATCACCGGGAATAAACCTCCGGTGATGTTACATGTCTCTGATCACACACTATCTCTTTTGTTTACAGGTTTATAAGAGAGATAAGGGATAGAGAATACAAGAACAATATGATCGGAACTCCTCCGGCGAGCTTCGACTCCACGCGACGACGTActcgctcttcttcttcttctccgatcAGATCAGCTCGTAACGACTCTGCTTTCGTTTGTGTAACTGACATGTAACAAACTCTGTAACAGACTTGATCTTCTTGTTGCAGGTGACTTATATAGTCGACGGCCCAAACTCAGCTCGCCTCAATCTGCAATCCCCCCAAAGCCCATTACGCTTGTTACCAGCCTGATAGTGGAAGGCCCAATAGACTAGGTCAGAGAGAGTAAAGACTAAGCCCAACAACATTCTCCACCTTGGctttagtctctctctctctcttctcattCGGACACCACATCCGAAACCCTAGCCTCCTACCGAAACTCTCGACTCTCCTTGTCTCTTCCTCCGATCAAAACTCCACCTTGGAGTTTAAATCAAACCTCCATCAGCTGCTACCTCCTGCTCTGACCTCTGAGACTCTGACCTGACGCTGACCTTCTCGAAGACAACGAAACTCAACGGAATCCAAAAAACCCTTCTGACTCTTCAGGTAACTCCACCTTCTGATTCAATTCTATTTCTCTGATAAACCGTTAACACAACTGACCCTCTGTCTTTTGTTCCCGAGGTAACCACCAAGATACCTCCTTATGCTGCGAGACGACTCCACCATCACCTGCACAGCCGTAGGCGTCCAAGCCTACTCCAAAACCTTGATGCTGACCAGACTCTTCTCAAGAGTCTTTCCAGGTACCGTCTTTGTTAGGATATCAGCTAGGTTTAGACTTGTGTGAACCTTAACAACTGTAGCTTCTCCTGATGCTATCACCTCTCTGATAAAGTTGAACTTAGTACGAATATGCTTAGTCCTCTCGTGATAGCCACCGTTTTTAGCTAGAAAGATTGCCGACTGTGAATCACAATTGATCTTAACCGCTTCCTGCTTGTACCCCAACTCTTCACAAAACCACTTAAGCCACAACGCCTCCTTAGATGATTCTGTTAGTGCCATATATTCTGATTCAGTGGTCGATAGAGCCACGACTGGTTGGAGCCCTGATCTCCAGCTGACTGTGTTGCCTCCCACTTGAAACAGATACCCAGTAACTGATCTGCTTCGATCCAAATAAGTAGCATAATCCGCATCACAGAATTCCTCCACCTTGAAGTCAGATCCTTTAGTGAACGTTAGGCTGTAGTCAAACGTACCCCTAATGTACTTTAGGATCCACTTCACTGCTTCCCAGTGGTCTCGTCCTGGATTACCCATGAATTGACTAACCAAACCAACTGCGTGAGCTATGTCTGGCCGTGATCCCACCATAGCGTACATGAGACTCCCTATTGCGCTTGCATATGGGATGTCCTTCATGTGCACTGCTTCGATCTCACTTTCTTCTTCGTCCAAGCTCTTCAACTTAAAATGAGATCCCATAGGTGTAGTTACTGGCTTGCAATCCATCATGTTGAAGGTAGAGAGTACTTGTTTCAAGTACTTTCCCTGAGACAATTTCAGAATACCCTTCTCTCTGTCTCTGAAAATGTCCAT is a genomic window containing:
- the LOC130495639 gene encoding uncharacterized protein LOC130495639 codes for the protein MEPENDRDPYPWIIWYIWKARNDKLFRGIDRDPGDLVRHAESECQAWHNARENMNTVQVIQEPQVLSLGDICMIDGSWTSMDQFSGLGWVWKNSRGNIQLMGTRNLRRRESALHSELEALKWAMETMLQHSDCQRFSTDCKDLITMLTEPQVWPNFSTELVMIQTIKLCYSDFKICCTKNRKYDS
- the LOC108832280 gene encoding LOW QUALITY PROTEIN: disease resistance-like protein CSA1 (The sequence of the model RefSeq protein was modified relative to this genomic sequence to represent the inferred CDS: deleted 1 base in 1 codon), whose protein sequence is MVTSSSCSNVNVGPEVFINFRGKELRKNFVSHLYKALRQSGINAFIDSDMVVGDKLTTLFKTIEESKIALAILSSKYTESQWCLEELVKIKECSTNGEGCKNLVVIPIFYKLDISIVKELKDDFGVNLLNVWREPGGVRDDRIVKWNEALQDMLSRAALIYDGSIEENAFVAKIVRKVNDALYLIWEQSQANPKTQEGGAEEISNPPKFKTYIVLSSAGIGEKRLKQLEEKLDVDCNEDETRFLGIVGMAGIGKTYLAKKLFVKLEMKFGRALIIEFDCDNSNWLEKRLVEGLLKKDDPSLIFADGNSLEDWKNLLIEKKVVVVFDNVSDKKHLEPLMGVCGWIKRGSRIVITTRDKSLLTEGLTECNLYEVPGLTEREGLELFRDTIGTTLEENFMELSRKLVGFTGGNPLALEAFGEELRGKDEDHWEARLTTLTKVSSEKIGKLLRTCFDGLNQKLKDAFLDIAIFFRSQDEKYVRSLLESFDTDTSKAGTEFRELVDKFLIGVSDGRVEMNNILSTMAMELVETSGGKYLSLPSDSAGSSTDALKNKQVSLDQQGKEGVRGIILDMSNMEEKPLDNQTFVSMSSLLYLKVYYSLCTMHSTAGCKLNLPDGVYFPKDNILRYLDWMRFPGKELPSDFEPTNLIDLRLPYSKIKCVWDCAKVAPKLKWVDLSHSSELTSISSLSDVPNLIRLNLEGCISLKELPEEMQKMKKLVFLNLRGCTSLLSLPKISLDSLKTLILSGCSKLRAFQVISESLETLFLNGTAIDELPPAIGTLHRLEFLNLKDCANLATLPDCLGKLKSLQELKLSRCSKLEVFPDVKEIMESLRVLLLDGTSITEMPSSVIYLSSLRRLCLSRNDQIRSLQFDMGHMFHLKWLELKYCTNLTSLPRLPPNLQCLNAHGCSSLRTVASPLDLLMSTEQIHSTYIFTNCHELEQGSKNDIISCIQKKNELMSDDRYNQDFVFKALTSTCFPGDDIPAWFNHQVLGSVLKLELPQHLNTCRFTRIALAVVVSFKEYRYQNNSTLQVKCTCEFTNASLSPESFIVGGWSEPGGEPHTVESDHVFIGYTTWFNIKKRQQLSSANEVSLRFEVTNGTSAVAECEVMKSGFSLVYEPEEAENTSRDATSSLEKRSSYTEDDYPSGSPTGFDFKRYFSFLRRAQ